A DNA window from Chryseobacterium scophthalmum contains the following coding sequences:
- a CDS encoding ribose-phosphate pyrophosphokinase yields the protein MADQLSYLFSTRTSKDLAEKIAQHYGKELGKINFQEFSDGEFEPVLDESVRGGRVFLIGSTFPPADNLLELLLMIDAAKRASAKSITVVLPYFGLARQDRKDKPRAPIGAKLVANLLTAAGATRVMTMDLHADQIQGFFEIPVDHLYASTIFVDYIKNLKLDNLTIASPDMGGAKRAKNYAGHLGADVVIAYKERKKANVVEEMFLIGDVEGKNVILIDDMIDTAGTLCKAADILMEKGAKSVRAMATHGVLSGKAYDNIENSQLLEVIVTDSIPVKNGLSSKIKVLSCAPLFADVMKMVHEHQSISSKFVI from the coding sequence ATGGCCGATCAGTTAAGTTATCTATTTTCTACAAGAACCAGTAAGGATCTTGCAGAAAAAATTGCCCAGCATTATGGGAAAGAATTAGGAAAAATCAACTTTCAGGAGTTCAGCGACGGAGAATTCGAACCTGTTTTAGACGAATCTGTAAGAGGAGGAAGAGTTTTCCTAATCGGATCTACGTTTCCGCCGGCAGACAATCTTTTAGAATTGCTTCTAATGATTGATGCAGCAAAAAGAGCTTCTGCAAAAAGTATTACCGTAGTGCTTCCGTACTTTGGGCTTGCAAGACAAGACAGAAAAGACAAGCCAAGAGCGCCGATTGGTGCTAAATTGGTGGCAAATCTTTTAACTGCTGCAGGTGCAACTAGAGTAATGACGATGGATTTACATGCAGATCAGATTCAAGGATTCTTTGAAATTCCTGTTGATCATTTGTATGCTTCTACCATCTTTGTAGACTACATTAAGAATCTTAAGCTTGATAATCTTACCATTGCTTCTCCGGATATGGGAGGTGCAAAAAGAGCAAAAAACTATGCAGGTCACCTTGGTGCAGACGTAGTAATTGCCTATAAAGAAAGAAAAAAAGCAAACGTTGTAGAAGAAATGTTCCTTATCGGGGATGTTGAAGGTAAAAACGTTATTCTTATTGACGACATGATTGATACTGCAGGAACACTTTGCAAAGCTGCAGATATCTTAATGGAAAAAGGAGCGAAATCTGTAAGAGCAATGGCTACTCACGGAGTGCTTTCTGGGAAGGCTTATGACAATATTGAGAACTCACAATTGTTGGAAGTTATTGTAACTGACTCAATTCCTGTGAAAAATGGTTTGTCATCTAAAATAAAAGTGCTATCTTGCGCCCCATTATTTGCAGATGTTATGAAGATGGTGCACGAGCATCAATCTATTAGCAGTAAGTTCGTTATCTAG
- a CDS encoding 50S ribosomal protein L25/general stress protein Ctc, giving the protein MKSITIQGTKRESVGKKSTKALRDAELVPCVVYGGGEPLNFSATEKSFKGLVYTPEAHTVSIEVDGQVIPAVLQDIQFHPITDKIIHADFYRLSDDKPVIMEVPVRITGRSKGVVAGGVLRQTFRKLKVKAIPANLPDEIVVDITPLKIGNKLYVGTIKAEGYSFMHPDNAVVVAVKMSRNAAKGGAAAQDDDEDEEVATEEGAAPEAAEASAE; this is encoded by the coding sequence ATGAAATCAATTACAATTCAAGGTACAAAAAGAGAAAGCGTGGGCAAAAAGTCTACAAAAGCTTTACGTGATGCTGAATTAGTTCCTTGTGTTGTTTACGGAGGTGGTGAGCCATTGAATTTCTCTGCTACAGAGAAGTCATTCAAAGGTTTGGTATATACTCCTGAAGCACACACGGTATCTATTGAAGTTGACGGACAGGTAATTCCTGCAGTTCTTCAAGATATTCAGTTCCACCCAATTACAGACAAAATTATTCACGCAGACTTCTACAGATTATCTGACGATAAGCCGGTTATTATGGAAGTTCCTGTAAGAATTACAGGTCGTTCTAAAGGTGTTGTAGCTGGTGGTGTTTTACGTCAGACTTTCAGAAAGTTAAAAGTAAAAGCTATTCCTGCAAACTTGCCAGATGAGATCGTTGTAGATATTACTCCGCTTAAAATTGGTAACAAACTTTATGTAGGAACTATCAAAGCTGAAGGATATTCTTTCATGCACCCAGACAATGCAGTTGTTGTAGCTGTTAAAATGTCTAGAAATGCAGCGAAAGGTGGAGCGGCAGCTCAAGATGATGATGAGGATGAAGAAGTTGCAACTGAAGAAGGAGCAGCTCCAGAAGCGGCTGAAGCTTCAGCAGAATAA
- a CDS encoding aminotransferase class V-fold PLP-dependent enzyme produces MFDIQEIRSQFSILNQEVNGKPLVYLDNAATSQKPNSVLEVWNQYYTELNANVHRGIHTLSQLATEEMELSRRKIQKFINAKHDFEVIFTKGTTEGLNLISYILTQKLKKDDEIIVSYLEHHSNIVPWQLLCERTGAKLRVIPIDENGILQLDYLDEFLSEKTKVVSVNQVSNALGIVNPVEEIIAKTRANSDAYIVIDGAQSAPHFTIDVQKLDCDFFVFSGHKMYAPMGTGILYGKQEILEDLPPFHGGGEMIAVCSFDATTYAGLPFKYEAGTPNVGGNIALGAAIDFIKKVGQENIQTHENALLEYAQKQLLEIEGLKVYGEKAHRTGVVSFNLEGIGISSDVGMILDKMGVAVRTGHHCTQPIMDFFNIAGTVRASFAVYNTFNEIDLLVEGVKKAKRMLS; encoded by the coding sequence ATGTTTGACATTCAGGAAATCAGAAGTCAGTTTTCTATATTAAATCAGGAGGTGAACGGTAAACCATTGGTTTATTTAGATAATGCAGCAACGTCTCAGAAACCCAACTCAGTACTTGAGGTTTGGAATCAGTATTATACAGAACTCAACGCTAATGTACATCGCGGAATTCATACATTGAGCCAACTAGCAACCGAAGAAATGGAGCTTTCAAGAAGAAAAATCCAGAAATTTATCAATGCTAAACATGATTTTGAAGTTATTTTTACCAAAGGAACAACCGAAGGTTTAAATCTTATCTCTTATATTTTAACTCAAAAGTTAAAGAAAGATGACGAGATCATTGTCTCTTATCTCGAGCATCATTCGAATATCGTTCCATGGCAATTGCTTTGCGAAAGAACAGGTGCGAAACTTCGCGTCATCCCAATTGATGAAAACGGAATTCTTCAGCTTGATTATTTAGACGAATTTTTAAGCGAAAAAACAAAAGTAGTTTCTGTTAATCAGGTTTCCAATGCTTTGGGAATTGTAAATCCTGTTGAAGAAATTATTGCTAAAACAAGAGCCAATTCAGATGCTTATATCGTGATTGACGGCGCTCAGTCGGCTCCTCATTTTACAATTGATGTGCAGAAATTAGACTGCGATTTCTTTGTATTTTCAGGGCATAAAATGTATGCTCCGATGGGAACGGGAATATTGTACGGAAAACAGGAAATTCTTGAAGATTTGCCACCTTTCCACGGTGGAGGTGAAATGATTGCGGTATGTTCGTTCGATGCAACAACGTATGCTGGTTTGCCTTTTAAATATGAAGCTGGAACGCCAAATGTAGGCGGAAATATTGCTTTAGGTGCTGCTATTGATTTCATTAAAAAAGTAGGACAGGAAAATATCCAAACTCACGAAAATGCTTTGCTGGAATATGCACAAAAACAACTTTTAGAGATTGAAGGTCTAAAAGTATATGGCGAAAAAGCTCACAGAACAGGTGTCGTTTCGTTTAATTTAGAAGGAATTGGCATTTCTTCGGATGTAGGAATGATTCTCGATAAAATGGGAGTTGCGGTAAGAACCGGACATCATTGTACACAACCAATTATGGATTTCTTTAATATTGCAGGAACTGTAAGAGCAAGTTTTGCAGTTTACAATACATTTAATGAGATCGATTTGCTTGTAGAAGGTGTGAAAAAAGCAAAAAGAATGCTTTCTTAA
- a CDS encoding aspartyl protease family protein: MKYKIFYAFALLLFPLIFSATTIPFEYIDGKIIINVDIKNKKHNFIFDTGALTIISSELKGSLNEKKSNAIFEGTDANNSTSRMDLFSTNELKIDDLKFKNIDFSFADTSWMDSRACKKISGIFGANMMNNKVWRIDFKLKKIIISDKVTESSAQSISIPFSEENFTHVPTISVNIRKQNFNVFFDTGAGSGFTLNSRSYQLVKDNNFLIFEGLLSQSLSSISKGERQLDVMEVEVDNKILGNQIVDTSSDSRNLVGTRFMENFLIDLDFVNKKVILNPTGKTAEYNSFGIAFAPVENHLVIVNKLKIPQLSELNVADKIIKVNNIDISKINAEKFCEVKKLIDNSSEMTIQNESGKEFKLEKKNILQYLN, translated from the coding sequence ATGAAATACAAGATTTTTTATGCTTTTGCGCTATTGTTGTTCCCCCTGATTTTTAGCGCAACAACAATTCCTTTTGAATATATTGATGGAAAAATAATCATCAATGTTGATATCAAAAATAAGAAACATAATTTCATATTTGATACCGGTGCTTTAACGATTATTTCTTCTGAACTAAAAGGTTCGTTGAACGAAAAAAAGAGCAACGCCATATTTGAAGGTACAGATGCTAATAATTCTACATCAAGGATGGATCTTTTCTCAACCAACGAGTTGAAAATTGATGATCTGAAATTTAAAAATATAGACTTTTCATTTGCAGATACTAGCTGGATGGATTCTCGTGCGTGCAAGAAAATCAGTGGAATTTTCGGAGCGAATATGATGAACAATAAAGTTTGGCGAATAGATTTTAAACTTAAAAAAATTATTATTTCAGATAAAGTAACAGAGAGTTCTGCTCAATCGATATCAATCCCATTTTCTGAAGAAAATTTCACTCACGTTCCTACAATCAGTGTCAATATAAGAAAGCAAAATTTCAATGTGTTTTTCGATACAGGAGCGGGTTCAGGTTTTACACTAAATTCAAGATCTTATCAATTAGTAAAAGACAATAATTTTTTGATTTTTGAAGGACTTTTATCTCAATCATTAAGCAGCATTAGTAAAGGCGAAAGACAGCTTGATGTGATGGAAGTTGAGGTTGATAATAAAATTTTGGGGAATCAGATTGTTGACACGAGTTCAGATTCACGAAATTTGGTGGGAACAAGATTCATGGAAAATTTTCTCATCGATTTAGATTTCGTCAACAAAAAAGTCATTCTCAATCCAACAGGAAAAACCGCAGAATATAATAGCTTCGGAATTGCTTTTGCTCCTGTAGAGAACCATTTGGTTATCGTTAATAAACTAAAAATTCCTCAGTTGTCAGAATTAAATGTTGCCGATAAAATTATTAAAGTAAATAATATTGATATTTCAAAAATCAATGCTGAAAAATTTTGTGAAGTTAAAAAGCTTATTGATAACAGTTCTGAAATGACTATTCAAAACGAATCTGGAAAAGAATTTAAACTCGAGAAGAAAAATATTTTACAGTATTTAAATTAA
- a CDS encoding NAD(P)H-dependent oxidoreductase — MELLDKLNWRFATKAMNGQKVPQEKLDKILEAARLAPTSSGLQPFEIIVISNQEIKEQIKPHAWNQPQVTDCSHLLVFAAWDNYTEERINKMFDLTNDVRGFKNEGWENYRQQILAMYPPRPAEENFTHAAKQAYISFGAAIIAAAFEEVDSTPMEGFSPEAVDEILNLKEKGLRSVLLLPIGYRDTENDWLVNLTKVRKSKEDFITELN; from the coding sequence ATGGAATTATTAGATAAATTAAACTGGAGATTTGCTACAAAAGCAATGAACGGGCAAAAAGTGCCACAGGAAAAACTAGATAAAATATTAGAGGCGGCAAGATTGGCGCCTACATCAAGCGGTTTGCAGCCTTTTGAGATCATTGTGATCAGCAATCAGGAAATCAAAGAACAGATCAAACCTCACGCTTGGAATCAGCCTCAAGTTACAGATTGCTCACATCTTTTGGTTTTTGCAGCTTGGGATAATTATACCGAGGAAAGAATCAATAAAATGTTTGATTTAACCAACGATGTAAGAGGTTTTAAAAATGAAGGCTGGGAAAATTACAGACAACAGATTTTGGCAATGTATCCTCCAAGACCAGCTGAAGAAAACTTCACACATGCAGCAAAACAGGCTTATATTTCTTTTGGTGCAGCGATTATAGCAGCAGCTTTCGAAGAGGTAGATTCTACGCCAATGGAAGGGTTTTCACCTGAAGCAGTAGATGAAATTTTAAATTTAAAAGAAAAAGGTTTAAGAAGTGTTCTTCTTTTGCCAATCGGTTACAGAGATACTGAAAACGATTGGTTGGTAAACCTTACCAAAGTGAGAAAATCGAAAGAAGATTTCATCACAGAACTTAATTAA
- the hemE gene encoding uroporphyrinogen decarboxylase — translation MIKNDLYLKALRGETVERPPVWMMRQAGRYLPEFIALRDKYDFFTRCQTPELASEITVQPIRRYPLDAAILFSDILVVPQAMGIDFKMKENVGPWLDNPIRTMEDVQNIIVPDVNDTLGYVFDAIELTLIKLDNDIPLIGFAGSPWTILCYCVEGKGSKAFDIAKSFCFQQPEAAHLLLQKITDTTIAYLKRKVEKGVSAVQVFDSWGGMLSPEDYQEFSWQYINQIVEVLSPLTHVVVFGKGCWFALEEMTMAPVSALGVDWTIKPEFARTLTNHTMTLQGNFDPARLHSTPETIKKMVNEMINRFGKDRYIANLGHGILPNIPLENAEAFIRAVVDWKPNN, via the coding sequence ATGATTAAAAACGACCTATATTTAAAAGCACTTCGTGGTGAAACTGTAGAAAGACCACCGGTTTGGATGATGAGACAGGCAGGACGATATTTGCCGGAATTTATTGCACTTCGCGACAAATACGATTTCTTCACAAGATGTCAGACTCCGGAACTGGCTTCTGAAATTACAGTTCAGCCCATCAGAAGATATCCTTTGGATGCTGCGATTTTATTTTCTGATATTTTGGTGGTTCCTCAAGCAATGGGAATTGATTTTAAAATGAAGGAAAATGTAGGTCCATGGTTGGATAATCCGATCAGAACGATGGAAGACGTACAGAATATAATTGTTCCTGATGTGAACGATACTTTAGGATACGTTTTTGATGCCATAGAACTGACTTTAATCAAATTAGACAACGATATTCCATTGATTGGTTTTGCGGGTTCTCCGTGGACGATTCTTTGCTATTGCGTAGAAGGAAAAGGAAGTAAGGCTTTTGATATTGCTAAATCTTTCTGTTTCCAACAACCGGAAGCTGCACATTTGTTACTTCAGAAAATTACAGACACTACGATTGCTTATCTGAAAAGAAAAGTTGAAAAAGGTGTTTCTGCAGTACAAGTTTTCGATTCTTGGGGTGGAATGCTTTCTCCAGAAGATTACCAGGAATTTTCTTGGCAATACATCAACCAGATCGTTGAGGTTTTAAGCCCATTAACACACGTTGTAGTTTTTGGAAAAGGATGCTGGTTTGCTTTGGAAGAAATGACAATGGCTCCAGTTTCAGCTTTGGGAGTTGACTGGACAATCAAGCCGGAATTTGCAAGAACTTTGACGAATCACACCATGACACTGCAAGGAAATTTTGATCCTGCAAGATTGCATTCTACACCTGAAACAATTAAGAAAATGGTGAATGAAATGATAAACCGTTTCGGAAAAGACCGATATATTGCCAATTTAGGACACGGAATTTTACCAAATATTCCTTTGGAAAATGCGGAAGCGTTTATCAGAGCGGTGGTAGATTGGAAGCCGAATAATTAA
- a CDS encoding uroporphyrinogen-III synthase — protein sequence MNILFTKNIDPKYISEKLGNHISVDCIEVIKTKSISVERFDLKDRSLIFTSSNGVKSFFENKFQPNEDFTAKNYNKIYCVGEKTKRELRKNGFGTFKVLKNAETLSQFITENCVHEKFIHFCGNLALDVLDKELPLQNISYKKVTVYETEALNPVIHEKYHAIVFFSPSGVRSFAKNNSLENAILFSIGETTSKEVRKHTKSEIFTSTENTLLNILSVIKNRLLKDIL from the coding sequence ATGAACATTTTATTTACCAAAAACATCGATCCTAAATACATTTCTGAAAAACTGGGAAATCATATTTCGGTCGATTGTATTGAGGTAATAAAAACAAAATCGATCTCGGTAGAACGTTTTGACCTGAAAGACCGATCGCTTATTTTCACAAGTTCCAACGGTGTAAAATCTTTTTTTGAAAACAAATTTCAGCCTAATGAAGATTTTACTGCAAAAAACTACAATAAGATTTACTGTGTAGGCGAAAAAACCAAAAGAGAGCTTCGTAAAAACGGTTTCGGAACCTTTAAGGTTTTAAAAAATGCTGAAACATTATCTCAGTTTATTACTGAAAACTGCGTTCACGAAAAATTCATTCATTTTTGTGGAAATTTAGCATTGGATGTTTTAGACAAGGAACTTCCGCTGCAGAATATTTCGTACAAAAAAGTGACTGTTTATGAGACCGAAGCACTTAATCCTGTGATACATGAAAAATATCATGCAATAGTTTTTTTTAGCCCGAGCGGAGTTCGTAGTTTTGCGAAAAATAATTCTTTAGAAAATGCTATTCTTTTTTCAATAGGAGAAACTACTTCTAAAGAGGTAAGAAAACATACAAAATCTGAGATTTTTACGAGTACAGAAAATACTTTATTAAACATATTGTCGGTCATAAAAAATAGATTACTAAAAGATATTTTATAA
- a CDS encoding peptidoglycan recognition protein family protein: MRKVVFILFLFILNLSSAQNSSLKIVDKPIIYSAERIQLSLEYLKEHHGLTQKTPTIVPKMIVLHYTAGGTVESNHKYFNKTHLESARNTLKKQSTLNVSSQFIIDRDGTIYQLMEPTQFARHTIGLNYCAIGVENIGSKKQPLTEKQVEANAQLVRYLTKKYKIEYLIGHSEYGVFRNSKLWKESDPNYFTGKEDPGKDFMTKVRKQVADLHLKDKP, from the coding sequence ATGAGAAAGGTAGTTTTCATTTTGTTTTTATTTATTTTAAACTTGAGTTCGGCACAGAATTCAAGCTTAAAAATCGTCGATAAACCGATCATTTATTCTGCGGAAAGAATTCAATTAAGTTTAGAATATTTAAAAGAACATCACGGTTTAACTCAAAAAACGCCAACGATTGTTCCGAAAATGATTGTTTTGCATTATACAGCGGGAGGAACAGTAGAAAGCAACCACAAATATTTCAACAAAACCCATCTTGAAAGCGCAAGAAATACTTTAAAAAAACAAAGCACCTTAAATGTTTCTTCGCAATTCATTATAGACCGGGACGGAACTATTTATCAGTTGATGGAACCAACTCAATTTGCAAGACACACAATTGGTTTAAATTATTGCGCCATCGGAGTTGAAAATATAGGAAGTAAAAAACAACCGCTTACTGAAAAGCAAGTGGAAGCCAACGCACAACTGGTAAGATATTTAACCAAAAAATACAAAATAGAATATCTTATTGGCCATTCAGAATACGGAGTTTTCAGAAATTCTAAATTATGGAAAGAATCTGATCCCAATTATTTCACAGGAAAAGAAGATCCAGGAAAAGACTTCATGACAAAAGTAAGAAAGCAAGTCGCAGATTTACATTTAAAAGACAAACCTTAA
- a CDS encoding DUF1287 domain-containing protein: MKKFFSIFIVLLFVFFGKAQAQFAQKLSDAALSLTKDKVTYDPAYYSIKYPNGDVASDKGVCTDVIIRAYRKLGIDLQKEVHEDMKKNFSKYPKKFGLKKPDTNIDHRRVPNLMVFFAKFGKSKSIETKPELYAPGDIVTWLLPGNLTHIGIVVNKKSADGKRYLIVHNIGAGQVIEDCLFKFTITGHYQYSK, translated from the coding sequence ATGAAAAAATTCTTTTCAATATTCATTGTATTACTTTTTGTTTTTTTTGGAAAAGCACAAGCTCAATTTGCTCAAAAATTGTCCGATGCGGCTTTGAGCTTGACGAAAGACAAAGTGACTTACGATCCCGCTTATTATTCAATCAAGTATCCGAATGGTGATGTAGCTTCAGACAAAGGAGTTTGTACCGACGTAATTATAAGAGCATATCGAAAACTGGGAATTGATTTGCAAAAAGAAGTGCATGAAGATATGAAGAAGAATTTTTCTAAATATCCTAAAAAGTTTGGTTTGAAAAAACCAGACACGAATATTGATCATAGAAGAGTTCCAAACCTGATGGTTTTCTTTGCGAAATTTGGAAAATCTAAATCAATCGAAACCAAACCTGAATTATATGCTCCCGGAGATATTGTAACGTGGCTTCTTCCAGGAAATTTAACACATATCGGAATTGTGGTTAACAAAAAATCGGCAGACGGAAAAAGATATTTAATTGTACATAATATCGGCGCAGGACAGGTTATTGAAGATTGCCTGTTTAAATTTACAATTACCGGACATTACCAATATTCAAAATAA
- the hemC gene encoding hydroxymethylbilane synthase has translation MKSIRIGTRNSALALWQAREVARHLQNLNYLTEIVPIVSSGDKNLNQPLYSLGITGVFTRDLDIALLNDEIDIAVHSLKDVPTKLPENIEIVAYLERDHPQDVLIKRKSAMNKEFHELKLATSSLRRRAFWSKNYPDTEFFDIRGNIQTRLQKLEEQDFDATILSLAGIKRMKMDIDYEFLPFMIPAPSQGVVAVAGHSDKKEINDILKQISHKQTQICVEIERNFLSTLEGGCTAPIGAFAEKIENQIRFKAALCSLDGKNYIATDESFEYNEEENFGEKFANIVLENGGKELMTEIKTQL, from the coding sequence ATGAAAAGCATTAGAATAGGAACCCGAAATTCTGCACTTGCACTTTGGCAGGCTAGAGAAGTTGCAAGACATTTGCAAAACCTTAATTATCTTACCGAGATTGTCCCAATCGTTTCTTCAGGCGACAAAAATCTTAATCAGCCTCTTTATTCTTTAGGAATTACAGGGGTTTTTACAAGAGATTTAGACATCGCATTGCTGAATGACGAAATTGATATTGCCGTGCATTCCCTAAAAGATGTACCCACAAAATTACCCGAAAATATAGAAATCGTCGCTTATCTTGAAAGAGACCATCCACAAGATGTTTTGATCAAAAGAAAATCGGCAATGAATAAAGAATTTCACGAACTTAAATTGGCGACAAGCAGTTTAAGAAGAAGAGCTTTTTGGTCTAAAAATTATCCCGATACAGAATTTTTTGACATCAGAGGAAACATTCAGACCAGACTTCAGAAACTTGAAGAACAGGATTTTGATGCAACCATTTTATCTCTGGCCGGAATTAAAAGAATGAAAATGGATATCGATTACGAATTTCTTCCATTCATGATTCCTGCACCTTCACAAGGTGTGGTTGCCGTTGCAGGACATTCCGACAAAAAAGAAATCAACGATATTCTGAAACAAATTAGTCATAAGCAAACTCAAATTTGTGTAGAGATTGAAAGAAATTTCCTGAGTACTCTTGAAGGAGGTTGTACCGCACCAATTGGAGCTTTTGCTGAAAAAATTGAAAACCAGATCAGATTCAAGGCTGCTCTTTGCTCTTTGGATGGAAAAAACTATATCGCCACCGACGAAAGTTTTGAATATAATGAAGAAGAAAATTTTGGCGAAAAATTTGCCAATATTGTTTTAGAAAACGGAGGTAAAGAATTGATGACTGAAATTAAAACTCAGCTTTAA
- the hemA gene encoding glutamyl-tRNA reductase, with translation MIQYSNIHQTSNFAVLSISYEKADVETRGKFAFFDDNIKNFVARIHDENLGDAFVVSTCNRTEIYTTTSNYLFVAEEYCKTIGVNLSDFLQFANIATKEEALNHLFRVAAGLESQIIGDFEIIGQIKKAYARFKKERQNSNPFLERSINSAIQISKRIKNETGISNGAASVSYAAVHYILNNQKRITEKNILLLGVGEIGQNTVENLVKHVYQPKIKIANRTQEKAAKISEKYNIPNIDYNDFEKELENTDILIVATGAKNPIINKSHLKNGKEILIIDLSIPHNVDKNVSELDNVTLIDVDELSKQIQETIQQREKEIPKAEVIIKEMTKDFLEWEKKRKLAPNIHHFKAVLKNMERNEMHNFYRKNKYININDMELSEKMIQKITNRFAKYIIDNPLKAEEISKLMHEILVEQPNNEFNEKH, from the coding sequence ATGATACAGTATTCCAATATACATCAGACGTCAAATTTTGCCGTATTATCCATCAGTTACGAAAAGGCCGATGTAGAAACAAGGGGGAAATTTGCATTTTTTGATGACAATATTAAAAACTTTGTTGCCCGAATTCACGACGAAAATTTAGGGGACGCATTTGTGGTTTCCACATGCAACAGAACGGAAATTTATACCACGACTTCCAATTATCTTTTTGTAGCCGAAGAATATTGCAAAACAATTGGCGTAAACCTTTCGGATTTTCTTCAATTTGCCAATATTGCGACAAAAGAAGAAGCTTTAAATCACTTATTCAGAGTTGCAGCCGGACTGGAAAGTCAGATTATCGGTGATTTTGAAATCATCGGACAGATCAAAAAAGCATATGCCCGTTTTAAAAAAGAAAGACAAAACTCGAATCCTTTTTTAGAAAGATCGATTAATTCTGCAATTCAGATTTCTAAAAGAATAAAAAACGAAACCGGAATTTCAAACGGAGCCGCTTCTGTATCATATGCGGCAGTACATTATATTTTAAACAATCAGAAAAGAATTACCGAAAAAAATATTCTTCTTCTCGGAGTTGGTGAAATCGGTCAGAATACGGTTGAAAATTTGGTAAAACACGTTTATCAGCCTAAAATAAAAATCGCTAACCGAACTCAGGAAAAAGCAGCAAAAATTTCTGAGAAATACAATATTCCCAATATTGATTATAATGATTTTGAAAAGGAATTAGAAAACACCGACATTTTAATTGTTGCTACAGGAGCAAAAAATCCGATCATCAACAAATCTCATTTAAAAAACGGAAAAGAAATTCTGATTATTGATCTTTCTATTCCTCATAATGTTGATAAAAATGTTTCAGAACTCGATAATGTTACTTTGATCGATGTTGATGAACTTTCAAAACAAATTCAGGAAACTATTCAACAAAGAGAAAAAGAGATCCCGAAAGCCGAGGTTATCATTAAAGAAATGACCAAAGATTTTCTGGAATGGGAAAAAAAGAGAAAACTGGCGCCCAATATTCATCATTTCAAAGCAGTGTTGAAAAACATGGAGCGTAACGAAATGCACAATTTTTACAGAAAAAATAAGTACATCAATATCAACGACATGGAGCTTTCTGAGAAGATGATTCAGAAAATAACCAACCGTTTTGCAAAATATATCATCGACAACCCTTTAAAAGCGGAGGAAATTAGTAAATTAATGCACGAAATTTTAGTCGAACAACCCAATAACGAATTCAATGAAAAGCATTAG